The following coding sequences lie in one Burkholderia cepacia genomic window:
- a CDS encoding HAD-IIIC family phosphatase, with the protein MIIDFSDQNLPIGVSGVSFTESFGRWTDGPQVRMTVPIRALPLDAQILKFDITLSAFVPPAVGVQIVDVLANGSRIASWTFQKHAEWSTKHFYLERKRYENEFELKLELLIHYPTRPADLGANDDPRMLGVAVKSLMINGVESFDNVNGRAASQSDFSILPGGDESDAEKARRDDQKWFFPNQLTVGGRSGGKFAILGTCVAEAMVNDVRMFTGNAADHYLVGSSLNDVMPDISGRGYNAAVVHLTLRHVWHYIIPRPYDDLMHARMSEDEQRSLIDSAREFLHKLVAKFMAELPAGMPVFFMSFIEPPATLRGLFWNNRRTSLYYLVRSMNDVLAEILDNISSGFYLEVNDIRQYYGDMSSYDGYESYFVHGANFSGEFSAALGSRIEQALRVLNPNQPIKLIVTDLDNTLWKGVLAEEEEIIPSELVDGWPLGYAEALLECKRRGILLAISSKNDEKFIRENFAKVYGERLVLDDFCSIKVSWNPKSEGIREILSEVNLLPQNVLFIDDNPLEIAEVKQALPDIRVLTGEQRLWKMILHYSPETQVSVVTEESAKRTELIRAKIDREHESKGTDRLTYLNSLGINVKVSIVNSRADARFARSFELINKTNQFNTTGKRWSEQECEELFADGGELVSINASDKHAQHGLIAVAIVRHNHIEQVVMSCRVFGLGIETALLNILMKRMLTMYSESFGRFQSTGRNSTCENYFPNAGFELVDGVYRGNKTPEFPAWIAVEEMAGS; encoded by the coding sequence ATGATAATCGATTTTTCTGACCAAAACCTGCCGATTGGTGTTAGCGGTGTTTCTTTTACTGAGTCATTTGGGCGTTGGACTGATGGGCCGCAGGTCAGAATGACGGTGCCTATCAGGGCGCTGCCTCTGGATGCCCAGATTTTAAAATTTGATATTACTCTGTCCGCGTTTGTTCCGCCGGCAGTCGGGGTTCAAATCGTCGACGTATTGGCAAATGGATCTCGAATTGCGTCATGGACATTTCAAAAACATGCGGAATGGAGTACGAAACACTTCTACCTCGAAAGAAAGCGATATGAAAATGAATTTGAGCTGAAGCTAGAGCTCTTGATTCACTATCCTACGCGTCCAGCTGACCTGGGTGCCAATGATGATCCGCGGATGCTTGGTGTTGCAGTCAAGTCTCTGATGATTAACGGTGTGGAGTCTTTTGATAATGTGAACGGCCGGGCCGCAAGCCAGTCGGATTTTTCGATTTTGCCTGGAGGGGATGAGTCCGATGCCGAAAAAGCCAGGCGCGACGATCAGAAATGGTTCTTCCCAAACCAACTGACGGTCGGAGGACGGAGCGGAGGGAAGTTTGCGATTTTAGGTACTTGCGTGGCCGAGGCAATGGTCAACGATGTACGGATGTTTACGGGTAACGCGGCTGATCATTATCTTGTCGGCTCATCTTTAAATGACGTGATGCCGGATATTTCGGGGCGAGGTTACAACGCAGCTGTTGTGCATCTCACGTTGCGTCACGTTTGGCATTACATCATTCCTCGACCTTATGATGATTTGATGCATGCAAGAATGTCGGAGGATGAGCAGCGCTCATTGATTGATTCGGCGAGGGAGTTTCTTCATAAATTGGTCGCTAAGTTTATGGCGGAACTCCCTGCAGGTATGCCTGTGTTCTTTATGTCGTTCATAGAGCCGCCGGCAACGCTCAGAGGATTGTTTTGGAACAATAGAAGGACGTCGCTATATTATCTCGTGCGATCGATGAACGATGTCTTGGCCGAAATTCTAGATAATATTTCGAGTGGATTTTATTTGGAAGTTAATGATATTCGCCAGTATTACGGGGATATGTCTAGCTATGATGGCTATGAGTCGTACTTTGTGCATGGCGCGAATTTTAGTGGGGAATTTTCCGCGGCGCTCGGCAGTAGAATTGAGCAGGCGCTCCGGGTTTTGAATCCAAATCAGCCTATCAAATTAATTGTTACAGATCTCGATAATACCTTGTGGAAGGGTGTTCTTGCGGAAGAGGAGGAAATTATTCCGAGTGAGCTGGTGGACGGTTGGCCGCTTGGATACGCAGAAGCTTTGCTTGAATGTAAGCGAAGAGGAATTTTGCTGGCGATTTCAAGCAAAAACGATGAGAAGTTCATTCGTGAAAATTTCGCCAAGGTCTATGGCGAAAGGCTCGTGCTGGACGATTTCTGCTCTATAAAGGTGAGTTGGAATCCAAAGTCGGAAGGCATTCGTGAAATTTTGAGCGAAGTAAATCTTTTGCCGCAGAATGTGCTTTTTATTGACGACAATCCGCTTGAAATCGCTGAGGTGAAGCAGGCGCTTCCGGATATTAGGGTTTTGACGGGTGAGCAGCGTTTGTGGAAAATGATTCTACACTACTCGCCTGAAACGCAAGTATCGGTCGTAACTGAGGAGTCTGCCAAGCGTACCGAATTGATTCGCGCGAAAATTGACCGTGAGCATGAGTCAAAGGGAACGGATCGATTGACGTACCTGAATTCACTTGGGATAAATGTAAAAGTATCGATTGTGAATTCGCGGGCTGATGCTCGATTTGCTCGATCATTCGAATTGATCAATAAAACAAACCAATTTAACACTACTGGGAAGCGATGGAGTGAACAGGAGTGTGAAGAATTGTTTGCTGACGGTGGAGAGCTCGTTTCAATAAATGCCTCGGATAAACATGCTCAGCATGGGTTAATCGCAGTTGCAATTGTTCGGCATAATCATATCGAGCAGGTTGTGATGTCGTGCAGAGTTTTCGGTCTGGGTATAGAGACTGCCTTGTTGAATATTTTGATGAAAAGGATGCTGACGATGTATTCGGAATCCTTCGGTCGCTTTCAGTCCACGGGGCGGAATTCGACTTGTGAAAATTATTTTCCCAATGCCGGATTTGAGCTAGTTGACGGAGTATATCGGGGCAACAAGACCCCTGAGTTCCCCGCGTGGATTGCAGTTGAGGAAATGGCTGGTAGCTGA
- a CDS encoding HAD-IIIC family phosphatase gives MVKVLTIDFSDEILPIANSGIWFAEAFGRWTDGPTARIDLPGSAISSHAVMRVDINVSAFIPPSIGWQKADVLLNGVRATTWLFSRGDKPTTRSVYFKVSASGADLGISLELVIHCPTRPIDVDNALSDCRSLGLALKSLDVYQVKSEGRVEHNILDLGLFEGEKISPRSELRRADPKWMCPTDLRLEEDGAYRYFAVIGTCTAETLVDIAHRTSHKADHFLMNSWLPNEIPNISREKYDSIVVQLTLRFVLYQIISRHEDDLMHVKMSESEQAAVLRDAKELLRQLVEKFMSALPFGTPVFFTSFIEPLATHRGLLWNNRKTSLYSLVRSMNDFLAEILENTPSGYYIEVNDLRQYYGDMISYDGYHNHFTHAANDDVQFYLALIERFDQVLRILDSKHPIKLIVTDLDNTMWKGVLAEEDEIVATSLVEGWPMGYVEALMECKRRGILLAISSKNDEQFILKNFSKVWGSRITLDDFCSIKVNWNPKSDAIEEILREVNLLPQNVLFIDDNQREVDEVKQAFPEIRTLSGDQRLWKMILHYSPETQVRVVTDESARRTELIRAKIVRERKSEGVDRLAYLQSLNIKVKPSIIANRHDAKFTRSLELINKTNQFNTTGKRWTEQACEELFEGGGEFVVFDVTDRHAGHGIVSVGIIRDSIIEQVVMSCRVFGLGVETAVLNFVMTKLLSEHAEVKAIYNETERNAACRNYFAGSGFHVCDGGYRGSAAPELPVWIALALLK, from the coding sequence ATGGTGAAAGTTCTGACAATAGATTTTTCTGACGAAATATTGCCGATCGCGAATAGTGGTATATGGTTTGCAGAGGCTTTCGGTCGATGGACCGATGGGCCTACCGCCAGAATTGATTTGCCTGGCAGTGCGATCTCCTCCCACGCTGTTATGCGGGTAGATATAAACGTTTCGGCGTTTATACCGCCGAGTATCGGATGGCAAAAAGCAGATGTTTTGCTCAATGGTGTTCGGGCAACAACATGGTTGTTCTCACGAGGCGACAAGCCAACGACTCGAAGTGTTTATTTCAAGGTTTCGGCGAGTGGTGCGGATCTAGGTATCTCGCTTGAGTTGGTGATCCATTGTCCGACCAGGCCAATAGATGTTGATAATGCACTTAGTGATTGTCGCTCATTAGGTCTCGCACTCAAATCGCTTGATGTATATCAGGTTAAATCAGAGGGAAGAGTTGAGCATAATATTCTCGATCTTGGATTGTTTGAGGGGGAGAAGATTTCGCCAAGAAGCGAGTTGAGGCGAGCTGATCCAAAATGGATGTGTCCAACGGATTTGAGATTGGAGGAAGACGGCGCATACAGGTATTTTGCCGTTATCGGAACGTGCACCGCCGAGACGTTGGTCGATATTGCCCATCGGACTTCGCACAAAGCGGATCATTTTTTGATGAATTCGTGGTTGCCTAACGAGATACCAAATATATCGAGAGAGAAATACGATTCGATAGTGGTTCAGTTGACGCTGCGATTTGTTCTTTATCAGATAATTTCTCGTCATGAAGATGACCTGATGCACGTGAAAATGTCGGAGAGCGAACAGGCGGCTGTACTGAGGGATGCGAAGGAGCTCTTAAGGCAGTTGGTAGAAAAATTTATGTCGGCTTTGCCTTTTGGTACCCCCGTTTTTTTTACATCATTCATTGAACCGCTGGCCACTCATCGAGGGCTACTTTGGAATAATCGAAAGACATCTTTGTACTCCTTGGTTCGTTCGATGAATGATTTTTTGGCTGAGATTCTAGAAAATACACCGAGCGGCTACTACATCGAGGTAAACGATCTTCGTCAGTATTATGGAGATATGATTAGCTACGATGGGTATCATAATCACTTTACACACGCGGCCAATGATGATGTCCAATTTTATTTGGCGCTTATTGAGCGTTTCGATCAGGTATTGAGGATTCTTGATTCGAAGCACCCGATCAAGTTGATTGTCACTGATTTGGACAATACGATGTGGAAAGGGGTGTTGGCCGAAGAGGATGAGATTGTCGCGACGTCGCTCGTTGAAGGCTGGCCGATGGGATACGTTGAGGCGCTTATGGAGTGCAAGCGACGTGGTATTTTGCTTGCAATATCAAGTAAAAACGATGAGCAATTCATATTGAAGAATTTCTCGAAGGTTTGGGGTTCGCGAATTACGCTTGATGATTTTTGCTCAATTAAGGTTAACTGGAATCCAAAATCTGATGCCATCGAAGAAATTCTACGTGAAGTGAATTTACTTCCGCAGAATGTGTTGTTTATTGACGACAATCAGCGCGAAGTCGATGAGGTCAAGCAAGCTTTTCCTGAGATTCGGACGCTTTCAGGTGACCAGCGACTCTGGAAGATGATCCTTCATTATTCACCCGAAACTCAGGTTCGTGTCGTAACGGACGAATCCGCTCGTCGGACGGAATTGATTCGTGCAAAAATCGTTCGAGAGCGAAAATCGGAGGGCGTCGATCGCCTTGCTTATCTCCAGTCGTTGAATATCAAGGTGAAACCCAGCATAATTGCTAACCGTCATGACGCAAAATTCACTCGCTCTTTGGAATTGATAAACAAAACGAATCAATTCAATACTACGGGAAAGAGGTGGACTGAGCAGGCTTGTGAGGAGCTGTTCGAGGGCGGTGGCGAGTTTGTAGTCTTCGATGTGACGGATAGGCACGCGGGACACGGAATAGTGTCGGTTGGAATTATCAGAGATAGTATAATCGAGCAAGTGGTGATGTCATGCCGTGTCTTCGGCTTAGGTGTCGAAACGGCAGTGCTGAACTTTGTCATGACCAAGCTGTTGAGCGAGCATGCCGAGGTGAAAGCAATATATAATGAGACCGAAAGAAACGCGGCGTGCAGAAATTACTTCGCTGGCAGCGGTTTCCATGTCTGTGACGGCGGCTATCGCGGAAGCGCCGCCCCGGAGCTTCCTGTATGGATTGCTCTCGCACTATTGAAATAA
- a CDS encoding capsule biosynthesis protein, whose product MSRSFLALQGTASPFFSQLAHVLGSRGHRVTRVNFCGGDLAYAGGGAAWNYRDKAEGLSAWYRQIVEANDFTDVFLFGDCREIHRPIHAVVQDLGLRVHVFEEGYVRPHWITMEHHGVNGRSLLPRDPDWYRDQRKHVPPAAFGHPTGYNLKVRVYHDIAYRLANALHARRFPYYRSHRPKNGFQEYAGLAYRAAQSRVHAWEADRIARELLDEKREYYLFPLQLNSDAQIVAHSPFDGICAAISAVLRSFARHAPSHAWLVIKNHPLDTGLIAYKQFAATLARELGIDQRMLFIDAGHLPTLLDNSRGVVVVNSTVGLSALHHERPLIALGTAIYAIPGLTWQGSLDDFWTQADIPDMHLYRAFLDYVMHHTQINGDFYTKSGIEMAVAGVVARVEEVHG is encoded by the coding sequence ATGAGTCGTTCTTTCCTTGCCTTGCAAGGCACGGCGTCCCCGTTTTTCAGCCAGCTCGCGCATGTTCTTGGCAGCCGCGGCCACCGTGTGACCCGCGTTAATTTTTGTGGCGGCGACTTGGCCTACGCCGGTGGGGGCGCGGCTTGGAATTATCGTGACAAGGCGGAAGGCTTGTCGGCCTGGTACCGTCAGATCGTCGAAGCCAACGACTTTACCGATGTCTTCCTGTTTGGCGATTGCCGTGAAATCCATCGACCGATACATGCTGTCGTTCAGGATCTCGGCCTGCGCGTACATGTGTTCGAAGAGGGCTATGTTCGTCCCCACTGGATCACGATGGAGCATCACGGCGTCAATGGCCGCTCGTTGCTGCCGCGCGACCCCGATTGGTATCGCGACCAACGCAAGCATGTCCCGCCCGCGGCCTTTGGTCATCCGACCGGCTATAACCTGAAGGTACGCGTGTACCACGATATCGCCTACCGTCTGGCGAACGCGCTGCACGCCCGCCGGTTTCCGTACTACAGGAGCCATCGCCCCAAAAATGGTTTCCAGGAATACGCTGGCCTGGCCTATCGCGCCGCCCAGTCGCGCGTTCATGCCTGGGAGGCCGATCGGATAGCACGGGAATTGCTGGACGAGAAGCGAGAGTATTACCTGTTTCCGCTTCAATTGAACTCCGACGCGCAGATCGTCGCGCATTCTCCATTCGACGGCATTTGCGCTGCCATTTCGGCAGTATTGCGTTCATTTGCTCGCCACGCCCCGTCTCACGCGTGGCTTGTTATCAAGAACCATCCGCTGGACACGGGCCTGATTGCCTACAAGCAATTTGCAGCGACACTTGCTCGGGAGCTTGGCATCGACCAGCGCATGCTTTTTATCGATGCTGGTCATCTTCCCACCTTGCTTGACAATTCCCGTGGGGTAGTCGTCGTCAATAGCACTGTGGGTTTGTCTGCCTTGCACCACGAGCGGCCCTTGATCGCGCTTGGCACGGCGATTTACGCTATACCCGGCCTGACTTGGCAAGGTAGTCTCGACGATTTTTGGACGCAGGCGGATATCCCGGACATGCATCTCTATCGTGCCTTTCTTGATTACGTGATGCACCACACGCAAATCAACGGTGATTTCTACACAAAGTCCGGTATCGAGATGGCCGTGGCGGGCGTCGTCGCCCGTGTGGAGGAGGTGCATGGGTAG
- a CDS encoding SDR family NAD(P)-dependent oxidoreductase, translating to MGSVVEPRHVVITGASAGIGRALALTYARPGVVLGLVGRDIERLDASASECRTRGAVVITGQFDVRDADSAKAWLDGFDEVHPIDLLIANAGVASTLATTNDWEGLERTARVVDTNFYGALHAVLPVVDRMREREQGHVVMVASLAALRGMAISPAYCASKSAIKAYADSVRPLLKRNGIRMSVVLPGFVETSMSDVFPGDKPFLWTANKAASYIRRKLEAGRTEVAFPGLLAFGMRLLPLLPPSLADAILDKLSYFPREEDVK from the coding sequence ATGGGTAGCGTTGTCGAACCGCGCCATGTCGTTATCACCGGCGCAAGCGCCGGTATCGGCCGTGCGCTTGCGCTGACTTACGCTCGACCGGGTGTCGTGCTCGGTCTCGTCGGCCGCGACATCGAGCGGCTCGACGCGAGTGCCTCGGAATGTCGTACACGCGGGGCTGTCGTTATTACGGGGCAGTTTGACGTGCGTGATGCCGACAGCGCAAAAGCGTGGCTCGACGGCTTCGACGAGGTCCATCCGATTGATCTGCTGATCGCGAACGCGGGTGTTGCGAGTACGCTTGCCACGACGAACGACTGGGAGGGGCTGGAGCGCACGGCGCGGGTGGTCGATACGAATTTTTATGGCGCCCTGCATGCCGTGCTGCCTGTCGTCGACCGGATGCGCGAGCGAGAGCAGGGCCATGTCGTTATGGTCGCGTCGCTGGCCGCGCTGCGCGGGATGGCGATCTCGCCGGCTTATTGTGCGAGCAAGTCTGCGATCAAGGCGTATGCCGATTCCGTCAGGCCGTTGCTCAAGCGCAATGGCATCCGGATGTCAGTGGTCTTACCCGGATTCGTTGAAACGTCAATGAGCGACGTATTTCCCGGCGACAAGCCATTTCTCTGGACAGCGAACAAGGCAGCGTCATATATCCGTCGCAAACTCGAGGCCGGACGCACCGAAGTTGCGTTTCCCGGTCTGCTGGCGTTCGGAATGCGCTTGTTGCCGCTGTTGCCGCCGTCACTCGCCGACGCAATTCTCGACAAGTTGTCTTATTTTCCCAGGGAGGAAGACGTCAAGTGA
- a CDS encoding LTA synthase family protein has protein sequence MPWLTCIAAAVLSFAPDRIAVPRFPQRRSLAGACVRALAVLFIASLLLFVTARPIFSAFVAIALVGLVEIVSNAKYESLREPFVFTDLSLFSQLFSHPRLYLPFLSLDKVIAIVAGVLIVLIGYLSEPAISPRPWLAFAIAPGVIFLLCRGLAARLPLTLDPIADQQRHGFFAVFVAYLLNGLRHTTFDSFARANESSPFATGEPARCPDVIVIQSESYFDVRHVSGAVESAVYARFDEARRESVCHGKLTVPAWGANTMRTEFAVLTGVPQAALGYARFYPYTFVRSVCASLARWFGRGDYETLAIHPYYADFFGRNRVFPMLGFEQFLDIEHFVAASRSGPYVSDDAVTDAIIAALDAPRGRPRFIFAMTMENHGPLHLEQVLPGESRSRHTLGEDASWHDLTAYLRHIENADAMIGRLLDHLRTCNRETVVCFYGDHVPALPHVFHKLDVNPQRSDYFIWRNYGAVASECRNLPAEELGAVLLHVTQDDGNRTGQPRASEKAT, from the coding sequence ATGCCCTGGCTGACATGTATTGCTGCCGCTGTCCTGTCGTTCGCGCCCGATCGCATCGCAGTGCCCCGTTTCCCGCAGCGTCGTTCGCTTGCTGGCGCATGCGTCCGTGCGCTCGCAGTTCTGTTCATCGCGTCGCTGCTCCTCTTCGTCACCGCCCGTCCGATTTTTTCCGCGTTCGTCGCGATCGCACTCGTTGGCTTGGTCGAGATAGTCAGCAACGCGAAATACGAATCCTTGCGCGAACCCTTTGTCTTTACCGATCTAAGCCTGTTCAGCCAGTTGTTTTCGCACCCGCGGCTCTACTTGCCGTTCCTGAGTCTCGACAAGGTGATTGCGATCGTGGCGGGCGTGCTGATCGTGCTGATTGGTTACCTGTCCGAGCCCGCTATCTCTCCACGCCCATGGCTGGCTTTCGCGATTGCCCCCGGAGTCATATTTTTACTGTGCCGAGGGCTTGCTGCCCGCCTGCCGCTGACGCTTGATCCGATAGCAGATCAGCAGCGCCACGGTTTTTTTGCGGTGTTCGTGGCCTATCTGCTCAATGGTCTGCGTCACACGACGTTCGACTCGTTCGCGCGTGCCAACGAATCCAGTCCGTTTGCGACCGGCGAGCCTGCGAGGTGTCCCGACGTTATCGTGATCCAGAGCGAGTCGTACTTTGACGTGCGCCATGTCAGCGGAGCGGTGGAGTCAGCGGTGTACGCGCGCTTCGATGAGGCGCGGCGCGAGTCAGTGTGTCACGGCAAGTTGACCGTGCCAGCCTGGGGTGCAAACACGATGCGCACAGAATTTGCGGTGTTGACGGGCGTGCCCCAGGCGGCGTTGGGGTATGCGCGTTTCTATCCTTACACTTTTGTGCGCAGTGTCTGCGCATCTCTTGCCCGCTGGTTCGGGCGTGGAGATTACGAAACGCTTGCGATTCACCCCTACTATGCGGACTTCTTCGGGCGCAATCGCGTATTCCCCATGCTTGGATTCGAGCAATTCCTCGATATCGAACATTTTGTGGCGGCGTCCCGCTCCGGGCCATACGTATCCGATGACGCGGTGACAGATGCGATTATTGCTGCGCTCGATGCGCCTCGTGGCCGCCCGCGCTTCATTTTCGCGATGACGATGGAGAACCACGGCCCACTGCATTTGGAGCAGGTATTACCCGGAGAATCGCGTTCAAGGCATACTCTCGGCGAAGATGCCTCTTGGCACGACCTTACAGCATACTTGCGACACATTGAAAATGCGGATGCAATGATCGGACGATTGCTCGATCATTTGCGTACCTGCAATCGTGAAACGGTCGTTTGCTTCTACGGCGATCACGTTCCCGCGTTGCCTCATGTTTTTCATAAACTGGACGTCAATCCGCAACGCAGCGATTATTTCATCTGGCGGAATTACGGCGCAGTTGCTTCCGAATGCCGAAATTTGCCGGCGGAGGAATTAGGGGCAGTACTGCTGCACGTGACACAAGACGACGGAAATCGCACGGGACAGCCGCGCGCATCCGAGAAAGCGACATAA